In Pelmatolapia mariae isolate MD_Pm_ZW linkage group LG8, Pm_UMD_F_2, whole genome shotgun sequence, one genomic interval encodes:
- the grb7 gene encoding growth factor receptor-bound protein 7 isoform X2: MMEVAGSWAEVFEGSETKEESSETLLGSSTLTLAPLVSDSPSIRRSQPILITSNRAKGVESFSSSVPSIPNPFPELSKSPVLISSFPPQSSDKHVIKVYGEDSHSRSVWVSPGATAREACHMLVQTAHCSDQENWALLEVHPTLGLERCLEDHEVVLEVQATWSLKGDTRFMFCKNYAKYEFFRKPMLFFPESMISDSADVNKGMTSSELIKNLLKSGTCPEIQGFLHVKEPSRKAWKKVYFFLRRSGLYSSTKGSSKEPRHLQYVADLDDLNVYTVVNSRKLYGAPTDFTFCIKPSKNPIRVQDLKILCAENEQTRTCWTSAFRLFKYGKQLQRNYEMSKAAPQKVEGSKLADGKSKSEASLVAMDFSGKAGGRVIQNPMEAQSAEREEGLAWRRREALRCSLPNLNSAVRPSSIHKTQPWFHGGVSRKEAQRLIEKQGLVDGMFLIRDSQQHSQCFVLSLCYQLKTKHYLFENGGRKYYTMDDGDTLFIDLLQLVEFHQINKGILPVCLKHPCVCVAL; the protein is encoded by the exons ATGATGGAGGTGGCAGGCTCATGGGCAGAAGTGTTTGAGGGCTCAGAGACGAAGGAGGAATCGTCCGAGACGCTGTTGGGCAGCTCTACTCTCACTCTGGCTCCTCTGGTATCTGACTCGCCATCCATCCGCCGCTCCCAGCCCATCCTGATTACCTCAAACAG GGCGAAGGGCGTGGAGTCGTTCTCTTCCTCCGTCCCGTCCATACCAAACCCGTTCCCTGAGCTTTCCAAATCTCCGGTGCTCATCAGTTCATTTCCACCACAGTCGAGTGACAAACAT GTGATTAAGGTGTATGGAGAGGACAGCCACAGCAGGTCGGTGTGGGTTTCTCCAGGAGCCACAGCCAGGGAGGCGTGCCACATGTTGGTGCAGACGGCTCACTGCAGCGACCAGGAAAACTGGGCCCTCCTCGAAGTCCATCCCACCCTCGGTCTGG AGAGGTGTCTGGAGGACCACGAGGTTGTGTTGGAGGTTCAGGCGACCTGGTCTCTGAAGGGTGACACGAGGTTTATGTTCTGCAAGAACTACGCCAAGTACGAGTTCTTCAGGAAGCCAATG CTCTTCTTCCCAGAGTCCATGATCTCCGACAGCGCTGATGTCAACAAGGGTATGACATCATCAGAGCTCATTAAG AACCTGCTCAAGTCTGGGACCTGTCCGGAGATCCAGGGTTTCCTGCATGTTAAAGAACCAAGTCGAAAGGCCTGGAAGAAGGTCTATTTCTTCCTGCGCCGCTCGGGACTCTACAGCTCCACCAAGGGCTCGTCCAAG GAGCCTCGTCACCTGCAGTATGTGGCTGATCTGGACGATCTGAACGTCTACACTGTGGTGAACAGCCGTAAACTATACGGAGCGCCGACAGACTTCACCTTCTGCATCAAG CCTTCCAAAAATCCCATCCGTGTTCAGGACCTGAAGATCCTGTGTGCTGAGAATGAGCAGACACGAACTTGTTGGACGTCCGCCTTCAGATTGTTCAAG TACGGGAAGCAGCTTCAGCGTAACTATGAGATGTCCAAAGCAGCTCCACAAAAAGTGGAAGGATCCAAATTAGCAGATGGCAAA TCAAAGTCGGAGGCTAGCCTGGTGGCCATGGACTTCTCTGGGAAGGCTGGCGGGAGGGTCATCCAGAACCCGATGGAAGCCCAGAGCGCAGAGCGGGAGGAGGGGCTTGCATGGAGG AGGCGAGAGGCCCTGAGGTGCAGTCTGCCTAACCTGAACTCTGCTGTGAGACCTTCCT ccatcCACAAGACCCAGCCGTGGTTTCATGGTGGTGTTTCCAGAAAAGAAGCACAGAGGCTGATAGAGAAGCAGGGGCTGGTGGACGG GATGTTCCTGATTCGTGACAGCCAACAGCACTCTCAGTGCTTCGTCCTGTCGCTGTGCTATCAGCTGAAGACCAAACACTACCTG TTTGAGAACGGCGGCAGGAAGTACTACACCATGGACGACGGCGACACGCTCTTTATTGACCTCTTGCAGTTGGTCGAGTTTCATCAAATCAACAAGGGCATCCTGCCAGTGTGCCTCAAACACCCCTGCGTCTGCGTAGCACTATAA
- the grb7 gene encoding growth factor receptor-bound protein 7 isoform X1, translating to MMEVAGSWAEVFEGSETKEESSETLLGSSTLTLAPLVSDSPSIRRSQPILITSNRAKGVESFSSSVPSIPNPFPELSKSPVLISSFPPQSSDKHVIKVYGEDSHSRSVWVSPGATAREACHMLVQTAHCSDQENWALLEVHPTLGLERCLEDHEVVLEVQATWSLKGDTRFMFCKNYAKYEFFRKPMLFFPESMISDSADVNKGMTSSELIKNLLKSGTCPEIQGFLHVKEPSRKAWKKVYFFLRRSGLYSSTKGSSKEPRHLQYVADLDDLNVYTVVNSRKLYGAPTDFTFCIKPSKNPIRVQDLKILCAENEQTRTCWTSAFRLFKYGKQLQRNYEMSKAAPQKVEGSKLADGKSKSEASLVAMDFSGKAGGRVIQNPMEAQSAEREEGLAWRRREALRCSLPNLNSAVRPSSIHKTQPWFHGGVSRKEAQRLIEKQGLVDGMFLIRDSQQHSQCFVLSLCYQLKTKHYLVIPFENGGRKYYTMDDGDTLFIDLLQLVEFHQINKGILPVCLKHPCVCVAL from the exons ATGATGGAGGTGGCAGGCTCATGGGCAGAAGTGTTTGAGGGCTCAGAGACGAAGGAGGAATCGTCCGAGACGCTGTTGGGCAGCTCTACTCTCACTCTGGCTCCTCTGGTATCTGACTCGCCATCCATCCGCCGCTCCCAGCCCATCCTGATTACCTCAAACAG GGCGAAGGGCGTGGAGTCGTTCTCTTCCTCCGTCCCGTCCATACCAAACCCGTTCCCTGAGCTTTCCAAATCTCCGGTGCTCATCAGTTCATTTCCACCACAGTCGAGTGACAAACAT GTGATTAAGGTGTATGGAGAGGACAGCCACAGCAGGTCGGTGTGGGTTTCTCCAGGAGCCACAGCCAGGGAGGCGTGCCACATGTTGGTGCAGACGGCTCACTGCAGCGACCAGGAAAACTGGGCCCTCCTCGAAGTCCATCCCACCCTCGGTCTGG AGAGGTGTCTGGAGGACCACGAGGTTGTGTTGGAGGTTCAGGCGACCTGGTCTCTGAAGGGTGACACGAGGTTTATGTTCTGCAAGAACTACGCCAAGTACGAGTTCTTCAGGAAGCCAATG CTCTTCTTCCCAGAGTCCATGATCTCCGACAGCGCTGATGTCAACAAGGGTATGACATCATCAGAGCTCATTAAG AACCTGCTCAAGTCTGGGACCTGTCCGGAGATCCAGGGTTTCCTGCATGTTAAAGAACCAAGTCGAAAGGCCTGGAAGAAGGTCTATTTCTTCCTGCGCCGCTCGGGACTCTACAGCTCCACCAAGGGCTCGTCCAAG GAGCCTCGTCACCTGCAGTATGTGGCTGATCTGGACGATCTGAACGTCTACACTGTGGTGAACAGCCGTAAACTATACGGAGCGCCGACAGACTTCACCTTCTGCATCAAG CCTTCCAAAAATCCCATCCGTGTTCAGGACCTGAAGATCCTGTGTGCTGAGAATGAGCAGACACGAACTTGTTGGACGTCCGCCTTCAGATTGTTCAAG TACGGGAAGCAGCTTCAGCGTAACTATGAGATGTCCAAAGCAGCTCCACAAAAAGTGGAAGGATCCAAATTAGCAGATGGCAAA TCAAAGTCGGAGGCTAGCCTGGTGGCCATGGACTTCTCTGGGAAGGCTGGCGGGAGGGTCATCCAGAACCCGATGGAAGCCCAGAGCGCAGAGCGGGAGGAGGGGCTTGCATGGAGG AGGCGAGAGGCCCTGAGGTGCAGTCTGCCTAACCTGAACTCTGCTGTGAGACCTTCCT ccatcCACAAGACCCAGCCGTGGTTTCATGGTGGTGTTTCCAGAAAAGAAGCACAGAGGCTGATAGAGAAGCAGGGGCTGGTGGACGG GATGTTCCTGATTCGTGACAGCCAACAGCACTCTCAGTGCTTCGTCCTGTCGCTGTGCTATCAGCTGAAGACCAAACACTACCTGGTAATCCCA TTTGAGAACGGCGGCAGGAAGTACTACACCATGGACGACGGCGACACGCTCTTTATTGACCTCTTGCAGTTGGTCGAGTTTCATCAAATCAACAAGGGCATCCTGCCAGTGTGCCTCAAACACCCCTGCGTCTGCGTAGCACTATAA